In a genomic window of Pseudomonas putida:
- the nuoJ gene encoding NADH-quinone oxidoreductase subunit J: MEFAFYFASGIAVVSTLRVITNTNPVHALLYLIISLIAVAMTFFALGAPFAGVLEVIAYAGAIMVLFVFVVMMLNLGPASVQQERVWLKPGIWGGPVALAALLLVELLYVLFSHQSGQAVGHTTVDAKAVGISLFGPYLLVVELASMLLLAAAVTAFHLGRNEAKEQ, encoded by the coding sequence ATGGAATTCGCTTTCTATTTCGCATCGGGTATCGCTGTGGTGTCCACGCTTCGCGTGATCACCAACACCAACCCCGTGCACGCCCTGCTCTACCTGATCATTTCGCTGATCGCCGTGGCCATGACGTTCTTCGCCCTCGGCGCACCGTTTGCCGGTGTTCTGGAAGTGATCGCCTACGCTGGCGCCATCATGGTGCTGTTCGTGTTCGTGGTGATGATGCTGAACCTGGGCCCGGCCTCGGTTCAGCAGGAGCGCGTCTGGCTCAAGCCCGGTATCTGGGGCGGCCCGGTCGCCCTCGCAGCCTTGCTGCTGGTTGAACTGCTGTATGTGCTGTTCTCCCACCAGAGCGGTCAGGCCGTCGGCCACACCACCGTAGACGCCAAGGCCGTGGGCATCAGCCTGTTCGGTCCTTACCTGCTGGTGGTCGAACTCGCCTCGATGCTGCTGCTCGCCGCAGCCGTCACGGCGTTCCACTTGGGCCGCAACGAAGCCAAGGAGCAATGA
- the nuoK gene encoding NADH-quinone oxidoreductase subunit NuoK, whose product MPAIPMEHGLAVAGILFCLGLVGLMVRRNILFVLMSLEVMMNASALAFIVAGSRWAQPDGQIMFILVISLAAAEASIGLAILLQLYRRFHTLDIDAASEMRG is encoded by the coding sequence ATGCCTGCTATCCCCATGGAGCATGGTCTGGCGGTCGCCGGCATCCTGTTCTGCCTCGGTCTGGTCGGCCTGATGGTCCGCCGCAACATTCTCTTCGTGCTGATGAGCCTGGAGGTCATGATGAATGCCTCCGCACTGGCGTTCATCGTTGCCGGTAGCCGCTGGGCGCAGCCGGATGGACAGATCATGTTCATCCTGGTGATCAGCCTGGCAGCCGCCGAGGCCAGTATCGGCCTGGCGATTCTGTTGCAACTGTATCGCCGCTTCCACACGCTCGATATCGACGCTGCCAGTGAGATGCGCGGATGA
- the nuoL gene encoding NADH-quinone oxidoreductase subunit L produces the protein MNLLFLTFVFPLIGFLLLSFSRGRISENLAALIGVGSIGLSAIVTAYVIWQFNVAPPEGGHYTQVLWQWMAVEGFTPNFALYLDGLSVTMLGVVVGVGFLIHLFASWYMRGEAGYSRFFAYTNLFIASMLFLVLGDNLLFLYFGWEGVGLCSYLLIGFYYSNRNNGNAALKAFIVTRIGDVFMAIGLFILFAQLGTLNVQELLVLAPQKFQAGNPWMVLATLMLLGGAVGKSAQLPLQTWLADAMAGPTPVSALIHAATMVTAGVYLIARTHGLFTLAPEILHLVGIVGGVTLVLAGFAALVQTDIKRILAYSTMSQIGYMFLALGVGAWDGAIFHLMTHAFFKALLFLASGAVIVACHHEQDIFKMGGLWKKLPLAYASFIVGGAALAALPLVTAGFYSKDEILWEAFASGNHGLLYAGLVGAFMTSLYTFRLIFIAFHGEAKTEAHAGHGIAHWLPLSVLIVLSTAIGAMIVPPLHGVLPESVGHAGGEAKHSLEIASGAIALAGILLSALLFLGKRRFVTAVANSSIGRVLSAWWFAAWGFDWIYDKLFVKPYLAISHILRKDPLDQTIGLIPRMAKGGHTALSRTETGQLRWYAASMAAGAVLVIGAVVLVAV, from the coding sequence ATGAACCTACTCTTTCTGACTTTCGTATTCCCTCTGATCGGTTTCCTGCTGCTGTCGTTCTCCCGTGGACGCATCTCGGAAAACCTCGCGGCTCTGATCGGCGTCGGCTCCATCGGCCTGTCGGCGATCGTGACCGCTTATGTGATCTGGCAATTCAACGTCGCCCCGCCGGAAGGCGGTCACTACACCCAGGTGTTGTGGCAGTGGATGGCCGTTGAAGGCTTCACGCCGAACTTCGCCCTGTACCTGGATGGTCTGTCCGTGACCATGCTCGGTGTGGTGGTGGGTGTCGGCTTCCTGATCCACCTGTTCGCCTCCTGGTACATGCGCGGTGAAGCCGGTTACTCGCGCTTCTTCGCCTACACCAACCTGTTTATCGCCAGCATGCTGTTCCTGGTCCTGGGCGATAACCTGTTGTTCCTGTACTTCGGTTGGGAAGGCGTGGGCCTGTGCTCGTACCTGTTGATCGGTTTCTACTACAGCAACCGCAACAACGGTAACGCCGCACTCAAGGCCTTCATCGTGACCCGTATCGGTGACGTGTTCATGGCCATCGGCCTGTTCATTCTGTTCGCCCAACTGGGCACGCTGAACGTTCAGGAACTGCTGGTGCTGGCTCCGCAGAAATTCCAGGCCGGCAACCCATGGATGGTCCTGGCCACCCTGATGCTGCTGGGTGGTGCTGTTGGTAAATCCGCGCAACTGCCGCTGCAAACCTGGCTGGCGGATGCGATGGCCGGCCCTACCCCGGTTTCGGCACTGATCCACGCTGCAACGATGGTAACTGCTGGTGTCTACCTGATCGCCCGTACCCACGGCCTGTTCACCCTGGCGCCGGAAATCCTGCATCTCGTAGGTATCGTCGGCGGCGTGACCCTCGTGCTGGCAGGTTTTGCAGCCCTGGTCCAGACCGACATCAAGCGTATCCTCGCCTACTCGACCATGAGCCAGATCGGCTACATGTTCCTGGCCCTGGGCGTTGGCGCCTGGGACGGCGCGATCTTCCACCTGATGACCCACGCCTTCTTCAAGGCCCTGCTGTTCCTTGCTTCCGGTGCGGTGATCGTTGCCTGCCACCACGAGCAGGACATCTTCAAGATGGGTGGCCTGTGGAAGAAACTGCCTCTGGCCTACGCCAGCTTCATCGTCGGCGGCGCGGCCCTGGCGGCCCTGCCACTGGTGACCGCAGGCTTCTACTCCAAGGACGAAATCCTCTGGGAAGCGTTTGCCAGCGGTAACCACGGTCTGCTCTACGCAGGTCTGGTCGGCGCGTTCATGACCTCGCTCTACACCTTCCGCCTGATCTTCATCGCGTTCCACGGTGAAGCGAAGACCGAAGCCCACGCCGGTCACGGCATTGCCCACTGGCTGCCACTGTCGGTGCTGATCGTATTGTCCACCGCCATCGGCGCGATGATCGTTCCACCGCTGCACGGCGTGCTGCCGGAAAGCGTCGGCCATGCCGGCGGCGAAGCCAAGCACAGCCTGGAAATCGCGTCGGGCGCCATCGCCCTGGCCGGTATCCTGCTGTCCGCCCTGCTGTTCCTGGGCAAGCGTCGCTTCGTCACCGCCGTCGCCAACAGCAGCATCGGCCGTGTCCTGTCGGCCTGGTGGTTCGCTGCCTGGGGCTTCGACTGGATCTACGACAAACTGTTCGTCAAGCCATACCTGGCGATCAGCCACATCCTGCGCAAAGACCCGCTCGACCAGACCATCGGTCTGATCCCGCGCATGGCCAAAGGCGGTCACACCGCCCTGAGCCGTACCGAGACCGGTCAACTGCGTTGGTATGCCGCCTCGATGGCTGCTGGTGCCGTGCTGGTAATCGGCGCCGTCGTGCTGGTAGCGGTCTGA
- the nuoM gene encoding NADH-quinone oxidoreductase subunit M, with protein MILPWLILIPFIGGLLCWLGERFGATLPRWIALITMSLLLALGLWLWAHGDYSFAPKPGADPTWVLEFKHTWIQRFGISVHLALDGLSLLMIMLTGLLGVLSVLCSWKEIQRHVGFFHLNLMWILGGVVGVFLALDLFMFFFFWEMMLVPMYFLIALWGHSSSDGKKTRIYAATKFFIFTQASGLIMLVAILGLVLVNFNDTGVITFNYADLLKTKMSAGTEYILMLGFFIAFAVKLPVVPFHSWLPDAHAQAPTAGSVDLAGILLKTAAYGLLRFALPLFPNASAEFAPIAMTLGLIGIFYGAFLAFAQTDIKRLIAFSSVSHMGFVLIGIYSGSQLALQGAVMQMLAHGLSAAALFILSGQLYERTHTRDMREMGGLWSKIAYLPALSLFFAAASLGLPGTGNFVGEFLILIGTFPFAPWVTVIATTGLVFGSVYSLIMIHRAYFGPAKSDAVMHGMDGREMIMVVGLAMLLIYIGVYPQPFLDTSAATMHGVQQWLGTAFTQLASAR; from the coding sequence ATGATTCTGCCTTGGCTAATCCTGATCCCCTTCATCGGCGGCCTGCTGTGCTGGCTGGGTGAGCGCTTCGGCGCCACCCTCCCCCGCTGGATTGCGCTGATCACCATGTCCCTGCTGCTCGCCCTCGGCCTCTGGCTGTGGGCCCACGGCGACTATTCGTTTGCCCCGAAACCTGGCGCCGACCCGACCTGGGTGCTTGAGTTCAAGCACACCTGGATCCAGCGCTTCGGCATCAGCGTGCACCTGGCCCTCGACGGCCTGTCGCTGCTGATGATCATGCTGACCGGTCTGCTGGGTGTCCTCTCGGTACTCTGCTCCTGGAAAGAGATCCAGCGTCACGTGGGCTTCTTCCACCTGAACCTGATGTGGATCCTGGGCGGCGTCGTCGGCGTGTTCCTCGCCCTCGACCTGTTCATGTTCTTCTTCTTCTGGGAAATGATGCTGGTGCCGATGTACTTCCTCATCGCGCTCTGGGGTCACAGTTCTTCGGACGGCAAGAAAACCCGGATCTACGCGGCGACCAAGTTCTTCATCTTCACTCAGGCTTCCGGCCTGATCATGCTGGTGGCGATCCTGGGCCTGGTACTGGTCAACTTCAACGACACCGGCGTGATTACTTTCAACTACGCCGACCTGTTGAAAACCAAGATGTCGGCCGGTACCGAGTACATCCTGATGCTCGGCTTCTTCATCGCCTTCGCGGTCAAGCTGCCAGTCGTACCGTTCCACTCCTGGTTGCCTGACGCTCACGCCCAGGCGCCGACCGCAGGTTCCGTGGACCTGGCCGGTATCTTGCTGAAAACCGCTGCCTACGGTCTGCTGCGTTTCGCCCTGCCGCTATTCCCGAACGCGTCGGCCGAGTTCGCGCCGATCGCCATGACCCTGGGTCTGATCGGGATCTTCTACGGTGCGTTCCTGGCGTTCGCACAAACCGACATCAAGCGTCTGATCGCCTTCTCGTCCGTTTCCCACATGGGCTTCGTACTGATCGGCATCTACTCCGGCAGCCAACTGGCGCTGCAGGGCGCGGTGATGCAGATGCTGGCGCACGGTCTGTCCGCTGCCGCACTCTTTATCCTGAGCGGCCAGCTGTACGAACGCACCCACACCCGCGACATGCGTGAAATGGGTGGCCTGTGGTCGAAGATCGCCTACCTGCCGGCCCTGAGCCTGTTCTTCGCAGCCGCTTCCCTGGGTCTGCCGGGTACCGGTAACTTCGTCGGCGAGTTCCTGATCCTCATCGGCACCTTCCCGTTCGCGCCATGGGTCACCGTGATCGCCACGACCGGCCTGGTGTTCGGTTCGGTCTACTCGCTGATCATGATCCACCGTGCGTACTTCGGTCCGGCCAAGTCGGACGCGGTCATGCATGGCATGGACGGTCGCGAAATGATCATGGTGGTCGGTCTGGCGATGCTGCTGATCTACATCGGCGTCTACCCGCAACCGTTCCTCGATACCTCTGCCGCTACGATGCATGGCGTGCAGCAATGGCTCGGCACCGCCTTCACTCAACTCGCTTCGGCCCGGTAA
- the nuoN gene encoding NADH-quinone oxidoreductase subunit NuoN, with protein sequence MEFTLQHFIALGPLLITSATVIVVMLAIAWRRNHSQTFLLSVAGLNLALLSILPALKVAPLAVTPLLQIDTFACLYMALILVATLACVTLAHAYLGDGGSGYPGNREELYLLILMAAAGGLVLVSAQHLAGLFVGLELLSVPVYGLVAYAFFNKRSLEAGIKYMVLSAAGSAFLLFGMALLYADAGSLSFVGIGQALAATGMPSSLAQLGLGMMLIGLAFKLSLVPFHLWTPDVYEGAPAPVAAFLATASKVAVFAVMVRLFQISPAASSGVLSNVLTIIAIASILFGNLLALTQSNLKRLLGYSSIAHFGYLLIALVASKGLAVEAIGVYLVTYVITSLGAFGVITLMSSPYNGRDADALYEYRGLFWRRPYLTAVLTVMMLSLAGIPLTAGFIGKFYIIATGVESHQWWLVGSLVLGSAIGVFYYLRVMVTLYLIEPNLRRHDAQLHWEQRAGGVMLLAIAVLAFFLGLYPQPLLTLVQQSGLAG encoded by the coding sequence ATGGAATTCACACTTCAACACTTTATTGCGCTGGGGCCGCTGCTGATCACCAGCGCCACGGTCATCGTGGTGATGCTGGCCATCGCCTGGCGCCGCAACCACTCCCAGACCTTCCTGCTGTCGGTGGCGGGTCTGAACCTGGCCTTGCTGTCGATCCTGCCAGCCCTGAAAGTCGCGCCATTGGCCGTGACCCCATTGCTGCAGATCGACACCTTCGCCTGCCTGTACATGGCGCTGATCCTGGTCGCCACCCTGGCTTGCGTAACCCTCGCCCACGCCTACCTCGGCGATGGTGGTTCGGGTTACCCGGGCAACCGTGAAGAACTGTACCTGCTGATCCTGATGGCCGCCGCCGGTGGCCTTGTTCTGGTCAGCGCGCAACACCTGGCCGGTTTGTTCGTGGGCCTGGAGCTGCTGTCGGTACCGGTCTACGGCCTGGTGGCCTATGCCTTCTTCAACAAGCGTTCGCTGGAAGCCGGCATCAAGTACATGGTGCTGTCGGCTGCCGGTTCCGCGTTCCTGTTGTTCGGTATGGCCCTGCTCTACGCTGACGCCGGTTCCCTGAGCTTCGTCGGCATCGGTCAGGCCCTGGCGGCCACCGGCATGCCAAGCTCGCTGGCACAGCTGGGTCTGGGCATGATGCTGATCGGCCTGGCGTTCAAACTGTCGCTGGTACCGTTCCACCTCTGGACCCCGGACGTCTACGAAGGTGCTCCGGCACCGGTGGCGGCGTTCCTGGCGACCGCTTCCAAAGTCGCGGTGTTCGCGGTGATGGTGCGTCTGTTCCAGATCTCGCCAGCGGCGAGCAGCGGCGTGCTGAGCAACGTACTGACCATCATCGCCATCGCGTCGATCCTGTTCGGTAACCTGCTGGCCCTGACCCAGAGCAACCTCAAGCGCCTGCTGGGTTACTCGTCCATCGCCCACTTCGGTTACCTGCTGATCGCCCTGGTGGCGAGCAAGGGTCTGGCCGTGGAAGCCATCGGCGTGTACCTGGTCACCTACGTGATCACCAGCCTGGGCGCCTTCGGTGTGATCACCCTGATGTCCTCGCCGTACAACGGTCGTGACGCGGATGCCCTGTACGAATACCGCGGCCTGTTCTGGCGCCGTCCGTACCTGACCGCCGTACTGACCGTGATGATGCTGTCCCTGGCCGGTATCCCGCTGACCGCGGGCTTCATCGGCAAGTTCTACATCATCGCCACCGGTGTCGAGTCGCACCAATGGTGGCTGGTCGGCTCCCTCGTACTGGGCAGCGCCATCGGCGTGTTCTACTACCTGCGCGTCATGGTCACCCTGTACCTGATCGAACCGAACCTGCGTCGCCACGATGCGCAACTGCACTGGGAACAACGTGCAGGCGGCGTAATGCTGCTGGCCATCGCGGTCCTGGCCTTCTTCCTCGGCCTGTACCCACAACCGCTGCTGACCCTGGTTCAGCAATCGGGCCTGGCGGGTTGA
- a CDS encoding toxin: protein MDALFIELPLFQKHRDDYLDDDLFRSFQLELLQNPEAGDLIEGTGGLRKIRFCDQRRGKGKRSGLRVIYYWWSGFNQFWLFTVYGKNEQDDLSPFQKKVFRQALDREIKTRSHYET from the coding sequence ATGGATGCTCTGTTCATTGAATTACCTTTGTTTCAAAAACATCGAGACGATTATCTGGACGACGATTTGTTTCGCAGCTTTCAGTTGGAGTTGCTGCAGAACCCCGAAGCAGGCGATCTCATTGAGGGAACCGGCGGGCTGCGAAAAATTCGCTTCTGCGACCAACGAAGAGGTAAAGGCAAGCGCAGTGGCTTACGAGTAATTTACTACTGGTGGTCCGGCTTCAATCAATTCTGGCTGTTCACTGTGTACGGCAAAAACGAGCAAGACGACCTGTCGCCCTTCCAGAAGAAAGTTTTCAGACAAGCACTGGATAGAGAAATCAAAACGAGATCCCACTATGAAACGTGA
- a CDS encoding helix-turn-helix domain-containing protein, which translates to MKRDIFAELMDGLEALADERQGKITLRTHKVQLPELMPITAEEVIAIRQQLNLSRSVFAMYLRTNTRTLENWEQGRATPNAQATTLIRLVERFPQTIEYLAALT; encoded by the coding sequence ATGAAACGTGACATTTTTGCCGAACTGATGGATGGCCTCGAAGCCCTGGCCGATGAGCGCCAGGGCAAGATCACGCTGCGAACCCACAAGGTTCAGTTGCCAGAACTGATGCCCATCACCGCCGAGGAAGTAATCGCCATCCGCCAACAGCTCAACCTCTCCCGGTCGGTGTTTGCGATGTATCTGCGTACCAACACCCGAACACTGGAGAACTGGGAACAGGGGCGCGCAACGCCCAATGCCCAAGCCACGACTCTGATCCGTCTGGTCGAGCGTTTTCCACAGACGATCGAATATCTCGCAGCCCTGACCTGA
- a CDS encoding extracellular solute-binding protein, with product MFDKNNKLRHSISLAALLALSGLSASAWADAYEEAAKKWIGSEFKPSTLTADQQMAELKWFIKAAEPFRGMDIKVVSETLTTHEYESKVLAKAFTEITGIKVTHDLLQEGDVVEKLQTVMQSDKSIYDGWVNDSDLIGTHFRYGKTEAITDLMANEGKNFTSPTLDIKDFIGISFTTAPDGKIYQLPDQQFANLYWFRADWFEKPELKAKFKEKYGYELGVPVNWSAYEDIAKFFSEDVKEIDGKRVYGHMDYGKKDPSLGWRFTDAWFSMAGGGDKGIPNGLPVDEWGIRVEDCHPVGSSVTRGGDTNGPAAVFATQKYVDWLKAYAPPEAAGMTFSESGPVPSQGNIAQQIFWYTAFTADMTKAGLPVVNADGTPKWRMAPSPRGPYWEEGMKLGYQDVGSWTFMKSTPEKQKLAAWLYAQFVTSKTVSLKKTIVGLTPIRESDINSQAMTDLAPKLGGLVEFYRSPARVQWTPTGTNVPDYPRLAQLWWSHIAEAASGDKTPQEALDGLAKDQDAIMSRLERSKVQTTCAPKMNPERDAQYWFDQPGAPKPKLANEKPKGETVSYNELLKSWADARK from the coding sequence ATGTTCGACAAAAACAATAAGCTGCGACATAGCATTTCATTGGCAGCCCTGCTGGCACTCAGCGGTTTGAGCGCTTCGGCCTGGGCCGATGCTTATGAAGAAGCTGCCAAGAAATGGATTGGAAGCGAGTTCAAGCCGTCCACGTTGACGGCGGATCAGCAAATGGCGGAACTGAAGTGGTTCATCAAGGCGGCCGAGCCGTTTCGCGGGATGGACATCAAGGTCGTCTCGGAAACCCTGACCACCCACGAATATGAATCCAAGGTGTTGGCCAAGGCCTTTACCGAGATCACCGGGATCAAGGTCACCCACGACTTGCTGCAAGAAGGTGACGTGGTGGAAAAACTGCAGACCGTGATGCAGTCGGACAAGAGCATCTATGACGGCTGGGTCAACGACTCGGACCTGATTGGTACGCACTTCCGCTATGGCAAGACCGAAGCGATCACCGATCTGATGGCCAACGAGGGCAAGAACTTCACTTCGCCGACCCTGGACATCAAGGACTTCATCGGCATTTCCTTCACCACCGCGCCGGACGGCAAGATCTATCAATTGCCCGACCAGCAGTTCGCCAACCTGTACTGGTTCCGTGCCGACTGGTTCGAAAAGCCGGAGCTGAAAGCCAAGTTCAAGGAGAAGTACGGTTACGAGCTGGGCGTACCGGTGAACTGGTCGGCCTATGAGGACATCGCCAAGTTCTTCAGCGAGGACGTCAAGGAAATCGACGGCAAGCGCGTCTATGGGCACATGGACTACGGCAAGAAAGACCCGTCCCTGGGCTGGCGCTTCACCGATGCCTGGTTCTCCATGGCCGGTGGCGGCGACAAGGGCATCCCCAACGGCTTGCCGGTGGATGAGTGGGGCATTCGCGTCGAGGATTGCCACCCGGTGGGTTCCAGCGTGACGCGCGGCGGCGACACCAACGGTCCGGCCGCGGTATTCGCCACCCAGAAATACGTCGACTGGCTCAAGGCCTACGCGCCACCGGAAGCGGCGGGCATGACCTTCTCCGAGTCCGGTCCGGTGCCGTCCCAGGGCAACATCGCCCAGCAAATCTTCTGGTACACCGCCTTCACCGCCGACATGACCAAAGCGGGCCTGCCGGTGGTGAACGCCGACGGCACGCCGAAATGGCGCATGGCGCCTTCGCCTCGTGGGCCGTACTGGGAGGAGGGCATGAAGCTGGGGTATCAGGACGTGGGTTCCTGGACATTCATGAAGTCCACGCCTGAGAAGCAGAAACTGGCGGCCTGGCTCTATGCGCAGTTCGTGACCTCGAAAACCGTATCGCTGAAGAAAACCATCGTCGGCCTGACGCCAATCCGCGAGTCGGACATCAACTCGCAGGCCATGACCGACCTGGCACCGAAACTCGGTGGCCTGGTGGAGTTCTACCGCAGCCCGGCCCGCGTGCAATGGACCCCGACCGGAACCAACGTGCCGGATTATCCACGTTTGGCGCAACTGTGGTGGAGCCACATCGCCGAAGCCGCCAGTGGCGACAAGACTCCGCAGGAGGCACTGGACGGTCTGGCCAAGGATCAGGACGCCATCATGTCCCGTCTGGAGCGCTCGAAAGTGCAGACCACCTGCGCTCCGAAGATGAACCCGGAGCGCGATGCGCAGTACTGGTTCGACCAGCCGGGCGCTCCGAAGCCGAAACTGGCCAACGAGAAGCCGAAGGGCGAAACCGTGAGCTACAACGAACTGCTCAAGTCATGGGCGGATGCGCGTAAGTAA
- a CDS encoding DUF2160 domain-containing protein, with protein sequence MEWMSWTVPTAAFFGVIALILVGMTTWELRSPSVLRRGFLPIATTRGDRLFIGLLGSAYLHLLVIGVTDWSIWVAFALSLVWLLVVMRWG encoded by the coding sequence ATGGAATGGATGAGCTGGACCGTCCCGACGGCGGCCTTTTTCGGCGTGATTGCCTTGATCCTGGTGGGCATGACCACCTGGGAGTTACGGTCGCCGAGCGTTCTTCGGCGTGGTTTCCTGCCGATTGCCACCACCCGTGGCGATCGGTTGTTCATCGGTCTTCTCGGCAGCGCCTACCTGCATTTGCTGGTAATCGGCGTGACCGACTGGAGCATATGGGTGGCGTTCGCGCTGTCCCTGGTGTGGCTGTTGGTGGTGATGCGTTGGGGCTAG
- a CDS encoding carbohydrate ABC transporter permease, with protein sequence MSKRKLVPLLLYILFLLVPIYWLLNMSFKSNTEILGGLTLFPADFTLHNYKVIFTDPSWYTGYLNSLYYVSLNTVISLSVALPAAYAFSRYRFLGDKHLFFWLLTNRMAPPAVFLLPFFQLYSSIGLFDTHIAVALAHCLFNVPLAVWILEGFMSGVPKEIDETAYIDGYSFPKFFVKIFIPLIGSGIGVTAFFCFMFSWVELLLARTLTSVNAKPIAAVMTRTVSASGIDWGVLAAAGVLTILPGMLVIWFVRNHVAKGFALGRV encoded by the coding sequence ATGAGCAAGAGAAAACTTGTCCCATTGCTGCTCTACATCCTGTTCCTGCTGGTGCCGATCTACTGGCTGCTGAACATGTCCTTCAAGAGCAACACCGAAATCCTCGGCGGCCTGACGCTGTTTCCCGCGGACTTCACGCTGCATAACTACAAGGTGATCTTCACCGACCCGAGCTGGTACACCGGTTACCTCAACTCGTTGTACTACGTGAGCCTGAACACGGTGATTTCCCTGAGCGTGGCGCTGCCGGCGGCTTACGCGTTCTCGCGCTATCGCTTCCTCGGTGACAAGCACCTGTTCTTCTGGCTGCTGACCAACCGCATGGCGCCACCGGCGGTGTTCCTGCTGCCGTTTTTCCAGCTGTATTCCTCGATCGGCCTGTTCGATACGCACATCGCGGTGGCGTTGGCCCATTGCCTGTTCAACGTGCCGTTGGCGGTGTGGATTCTGGAAGGCTTCATGTCCGGCGTGCCGAAGGAAATCGACGAAACGGCCTACATCGACGGCTACAGTTTTCCCAAGTTCTTCGTGAAGATTTTCATCCCCCTGATCGGCTCAGGCATCGGCGTGACAGCGTTTTTCTGCTTCATGTTTTCCTGGGTCGAACTGCTGCTGGCGCGAACCCTGACGTCGGTGAACGCCAAACCGATCGCGGCGGTGATGACCCGTACGGTCTCGGCGTCCGGCATCGACTGGGGCGTGCTGGCGGCGGCGGGGGTGTTGACTATCCTGCCGGGCATGCTGGTGATCTGGTTTGTTCGCAACCACGTGGCCAAGGGCTTCGCCCTGGGCCGGGTATGA
- a CDS encoding carbohydrate ABC transporter permease, which yields MNKVQNNKAWWLVLPVFLLVAFSAVIPMMTVVNYSVQDIFDQSSRYFVGADWYKQVLLDPRLHDSLLRQFIYSACVLLIEIPLGIAIALTMPTKGRWSSVVLIVLAIPLLIPWNVVGTIWQIFGRADIGLLGSSLNALGISYNYAANTMDAWVTVLVMDVWHWTSLVALLCFSGLRAIPDVYYQAARIDRASAWAVFRHIQLPKLKSVLLIAVMLRFMDSFMIYTEPFVLTGGGPGNATTFLSQTLTQMAVGQFDLGPAAAFSLVYFLIILLVSWLFYTAMTHSDANR from the coding sequence ATGAACAAGGTGCAGAACAACAAGGCCTGGTGGCTGGTGTTGCCAGTGTTCCTGCTGGTGGCGTTCAGTGCGGTGATCCCGATGATGACCGTGGTCAACTACTCGGTGCAGGACATCTTCGACCAGTCCAGCCGCTATTTCGTCGGGGCCGACTGGTACAAGCAGGTGCTGCTCGACCCGCGCCTGCATGATTCGCTGCTGCGCCAGTTCATTTATTCGGCTTGCGTGTTGCTGATCGAAATCCCCCTGGGCATCGCGATTGCCCTGACCATGCCGACCAAGGGGCGCTGGTCGTCGGTGGTGTTGATCGTGCTGGCGATCCCGCTGCTGATTCCGTGGAACGTGGTGGGCACCATCTGGCAGATCTTCGGTCGGGCCGACATCGGCCTGCTGGGATCGAGCCTCAACGCCTTGGGCATCAGCTACAACTATGCGGCCAATACCATGGACGCCTGGGTCACCGTGCTGGTGATGGACGTCTGGCACTGGACCTCGCTGGTGGCGCTGCTGTGCTTCTCCGGGTTGCGGGCGATTCCGGACGTGTACTACCAGGCGGCACGGATTGACCGGGCCTCGGCCTGGGCGGTGTTCCGGCATATCCAGCTGCCCAAGCTCAAGAGCGTGTTGCTGATCGCGGTGATGCTGCGTTTCATGGACAGTTTCATGATCTACACCGAGCCGTTCGTGCTGACCGGTGGCGGACCGGGCAATGCCACGACCTTCCTCAGTCAGACCCTGACCCAGATGGCTGTAGGGCAATTCGACCTGGGGCCGGCCGCTGCATTTTCGCTGGTGTACTTCCTGATCATCCTGTTGGTGTCCTGGCTGTTCTACACCGCCATGACTCACTCTGACGCCAACCGTTGA